A window of the Butyricimonas faecalis genome harbors these coding sequences:
- a CDS encoding ABC transporter ATP-binding protein, giving the protein MGNKIVEVKHLSHRYSVDWAIKDINFEIDSKGVFGLLGSNGAGKSTTMNIICNVLTQTEGEVFINGVDLRHDPIKAKKFIGFLPQKAPLHMDMTVDEYLYHCADIRLVPKSEIPVAVERAKAKCGISHFSKRVISNLSGGYQQRVGIAQSIIHNPLFVILDEPTNGLDPNQILEIRHLIHEIAEERAVLISTHILPEVQAVCDCIMMIEHGKMVFKGSIEEFNNYMEPSVLLVIMHNAPMDDAKFMSIEGIERVERLTKTRFRLHFKGDNGIVKRVVDQAVNNSWHLREISLEKESLDKVFAKLSGKL; this is encoded by the coding sequence ATGGGAAATAAGATTGTAGAAGTAAAACACCTTTCACACCGCTATAGTGTTGATTGGGCAATTAAAGATATTAATTTTGAGATAGATTCAAAGGGAGTATTTGGTTTACTTGGTTCTAATGGTGCAGGTAAATCGACAACAATGAATATTATATGTAATGTGTTAACTCAAACAGAGGGAGAAGTTTTTATTAATGGAGTTGACCTTCGTCATGATCCGATCAAAGCGAAGAAGTTTATAGGATTTTTACCGCAAAAAGCTCCTTTGCACATGGATATGACGGTTGATGAATATCTTTATCACTGTGCAGATATTCGTTTGGTTCCTAAATCTGAAATTCCGGTAGCCGTGGAACGAGCAAAAGCTAAGTGTGGAATTTCTCATTTTAGTAAACGAGTAATTAGCAATCTTTCTGGGGGATATCAACAACGGGTGGGTATTGCTCAGTCGATTATTCATAATCCTTTATTTGTTATCCTAGATGAACCCACTAATGGATTGGATCCTAATCAAATTCTTGAGATACGTCATTTGATTCATGAAATCGCAGAAGAACGAGCTGTATTAATATCAACTCATATATTGCCAGAGGTGCAGGCTGTATGTGATTGTATCATGATGATTGAACATGGAAAAATGGTGTTTAAGGGGTCAATAGAGGAATTTAATAACTACATGGAGCCAAGTGTGTTATTGGTGATTATGCATAATGCACCCATGGATGATGCTAAATTTATGAGTATAGAAGGAATAGAACGGGTTGAAAGATTAACAAAAACTCGTTTCCGACTCCATTTTAAAGGAGATAATGGTATTGTCAAGCGTGTTGTGGATCAAGCAGTTAATAATAGTTGGCATCTTCGGGAAATATCTTTAGAGAAAGAGTCCTTAGATAAAGTATTTGCCAAATTGTCAGGGAAACTTTAA